Proteins encoded within one genomic window of Nitrospina gracilis 3/211:
- a CDS encoding lipid-binding SYLF domain-containing protein, translating into MKSLVAVLTAVVTLSGLLVTGAQAGLSAQQQVLQDSQFVLEEIISAPDEGIPSNLMAKAKAIVIMPTMVKGGFFVGARYGTGVVAVRDAKTGRWGPPAFISTYGGSFGFQFGAQAVDLVLLVMSERGVNALLDNKFTLGGDLAVSVGPVGRYAEAGTDIGFQGEVYSYSRSKGAFAGVSVKGALFQPNETYTQQYYHTHLSSRQIMFYGGMNQVPRSSAIFMRNLNRLAPASPAVLTKLQRAVPQTTAQHKPKMQSQTKIPEPAPQEMKKNVPGKGELIQKSEAPRQTERPLQLPKPQPLW; encoded by the coding sequence ATGAAATCCCTTGTTGCCGTTTTAACGGCGGTCGTCACCCTGTCGGGCCTGCTGGTCACCGGGGCGCAGGCCGGACTCTCCGCACAACAGCAGGTCCTGCAGGATTCTCAGTTTGTGCTGGAAGAGATTATATCGGCTCCGGACGAAGGAATCCCGTCCAATCTGATGGCGAAGGCAAAAGCCATCGTCATCATGCCCACCATGGTGAAAGGCGGCTTCTTTGTCGGCGCGCGCTACGGCACCGGCGTGGTGGCGGTGCGCGACGCCAAAACCGGCCGCTGGGGTCCGCCGGCCTTCATCAGCACCTATGGCGGCAGCTTCGGCTTCCAGTTCGGCGCGCAGGCGGTGGACCTGGTCCTGCTGGTGATGAGCGAACGCGGCGTCAACGCACTTTTGGACAACAAATTCACGCTGGGCGGCGACCTCGCGGTGTCGGTGGGACCCGTCGGCCGTTACGCCGAGGCGGGCACGGACATCGGCTTCCAGGGCGAGGTGTATTCGTACTCGCGCAGCAAAGGCGCGTTCGCCGGGGTGTCGGTGAAGGGCGCCCTGTTCCAGCCGAACGAAACCTACACCCAGCAGTACTATCACACGCATTTGTCCTCACGGCAGATCATGTTCTACGGCGGCATGAACCAGGTGCCGAGGTCGAGCGCCATATTCATGCGCAACCTCAACCGCCTCGCGCCCGCATCGCCTGCGGTGTTGACCAAGCTGCAGCGCGCGGTGCCGCAAACCACCGCCCAGCACAAACCGAAAATGCAGTCGCAAACGAAAATCCCGGAACCCGCACCGCAGGAGATGAAAAAGAACGTTCCGGGCAAGGGGGAGCTGATCCAGAAATCCGAGGCTCCCCGGCAGACCGAGCGGCCCCTCCAGCTACCGAAACCGCAACCGCTCTGGTGA
- a CDS encoding arsenate reductase family protein → MKFYGYNKCGTCKKAEKFLDGRGVAYQSIDITETPPPKKVLKQAIARYGLKKLFNTSGVQYKELNMKDRLKSMTEAEAVDLLATNGRLVKRPIAVDGDTVTVGFNEDEYKQTWAKK, encoded by the coding sequence ATGAAGTTTTACGGTTACAACAAATGCGGCACGTGCAAAAAGGCTGAGAAGTTTCTCGACGGCAGGGGCGTCGCCTACCAGTCGATCGACATCACCGAAACCCCGCCGCCGAAAAAAGTGCTCAAACAGGCCATCGCCCGTTACGGCCTGAAAAAACTGTTCAACACCAGCGGCGTCCAGTACAAGGAACTCAACATGAAAGACCGGCTGAAATCCATGACCGAGGCCGAGGCGGTGGACCTCCTCGCCACCAACGGGCGGCTGGTGAAGCGTCCCATCGCCGTCGATGGCGACACGGTGACGGTCGGTTTCAACGAAGACGAATACAAACAGACCTGGGCGAAGAAATGA
- a CDS encoding tetratricopeptide repeat protein, with the protein MRMKDCRHGVFAAALAILMTLATVPAVHSAEDAAKSYQQGVALAKKGKYEQALPKLEAAASQDPANAEYQDYLGLVYTNLGRYHDAIRASSRALQLKPGHTEALENLVAAYETLEDWRGMVEPLETLSRAQPQKANYHAKLGRAYFQLGNDAKAIDALTQAVKWNPHDEASMYKLGEIHLRQGHYDKAVDYLERAVSGFPFPYQRYYNLGLAHAHLKQFDKALQNFNRCVEEQPDFAPAYYNMGAVYQNTGRRQQAIEMYNQALEKNPTLAEAQNNLNALNKT; encoded by the coding sequence ATGCGAATGAAAGATTGCAGACATGGAGTTTTTGCCGCCGCCCTGGCGATCCTGATGACGTTGGCGACCGTCCCCGCCGTCCATTCTGCAGAGGATGCGGCGAAGTCATACCAGCAGGGGGTCGCGCTGGCCAAGAAAGGCAAATACGAACAGGCGCTTCCAAAACTGGAAGCCGCGGCCTCGCAGGACCCCGCGAATGCCGAGTACCAGGACTACCTTGGGCTGGTGTACACCAACCTCGGCCGTTACCATGACGCCATCCGCGCCTCCAGCCGCGCCCTGCAACTGAAGCCGGGCCACACCGAGGCGCTGGAAAACCTGGTCGCCGCCTACGAAACCCTCGAGGACTGGCGCGGCATGGTCGAGCCGCTGGAGACGCTTTCCCGCGCCCAGCCGCAAAAAGCCAACTACCACGCCAAACTGGGCCGGGCGTATTTTCAGCTGGGCAACGACGCCAAAGCCATCGACGCCCTCACACAGGCGGTGAAGTGGAACCCGCACGACGAAGCCTCTATGTACAAGCTGGGGGAAATTCACCTGCGGCAGGGTCATTATGACAAGGCCGTCGATTACCTCGAACGCGCGGTTTCCGGGTTTCCCTTTCCATACCAAAGGTATTACAATCTGGGGCTGGCTCACGCGCACCTGAAGCAATTCGACAAGGCGCTTCAAAATTTCAACAGGTGCGTGGAGGAGCAACCGGATTTCGCCCCGGCGTACTACAACATGGGCGCGGTGTACCAGAACACGGGACGCCGCCAGCAAGCCATTGAAATGTACAACCAGGCGCTGGAGAAAAACCCCACCCTGGCCGAGGCGCAGAACAACCTGAACGCTCTCAATAAAACCTGA
- the pyrF gene encoding orotidine-5'-phosphate decarboxylase — translation MAADPTPQDRLIFALDVPDLPTAVRYIQTLGDSVGCFKVGLELFTRAGPEAIRAVHDHSGAAVFLDLKLHDIPATVQRAVTAAGEHKVKFLTVHCSGGEPMLEAALKAVQPGLQLLGVTVLTSMTSHDLDPALGYSDGITVNELVMDRMLMSRDVGLTGFVCSAEEVKDIKKQSGGPILTVVPGIRPADKTVLQDDQGRVATPAARSNWARITWWWAGPSATRKTRRTRRNAS, via the coding sequence TTGGCCGCTGACCCCACTCCGCAGGACCGCCTGATCTTTGCGCTGGACGTACCCGATCTTCCCACCGCCGTCCGTTACATCCAGACGCTGGGCGATTCCGTGGGGTGCTTCAAGGTCGGGCTGGAGTTGTTCACCCGCGCCGGACCCGAGGCCATCCGCGCCGTGCACGACCACAGCGGCGCGGCGGTGTTCCTCGACCTCAAACTGCACGACATTCCAGCGACGGTCCAGCGCGCCGTCACCGCCGCCGGCGAGCACAAGGTGAAATTCCTCACCGTGCATTGCAGTGGCGGCGAGCCCATGCTGGAAGCGGCGCTCAAGGCGGTGCAGCCCGGACTGCAGCTGCTCGGCGTCACCGTGCTCACCAGCATGACGTCACACGACCTCGACCCGGCGCTGGGTTATTCGGATGGGATCACCGTGAACGAGCTGGTGATGGACCGCATGCTGATGAGCCGCGACGTGGGGCTGACCGGGTTCGTCTGTTCCGCTGAAGAGGTGAAGGACATCAAGAAGCAGTCCGGCGGACCCATCCTCACCGTGGTGCCGGGCATCCGCCCGGCGGACAAGACGGTCCTGCAGGACGACCAGGGCCGCGTCGCCACCCCGGCCGCGCGATCGAACTGGGCGCGGATTACCTGGTGGTGGGCCGGCCCATCCGCGACGCGAAAGACCCGAAGGACGCGGCGCAACGCATCGTGA
- a CDS encoding DUF4149 domain-containing protein has product MNTFLAFVHLLGLVMWLGSVIFFSFFTAPSIFKVLDRQQAGDVIGAIFPKYYGVGYTCAVLTAGTALATPGGAGGLRLPFIAIMAACTFYAGLVINPQARQLKHQMREAGGEDEALQNKFRSLHGWSVRLNATVLMFGLGLLWITAMGLRF; this is encoded by the coding sequence ATGAACACTTTTCTCGCTTTCGTGCATCTGCTGGGGCTGGTGATGTGGCTTGGCAGTGTCATCTTCTTCTCGTTTTTCACCGCGCCGTCGATCTTCAAGGTGCTCGACCGCCAGCAGGCGGGCGACGTCATCGGCGCCATCTTTCCCAAGTATTACGGCGTCGGTTACACCTGCGCCGTGCTGACGGCGGGAACCGCACTGGCCACGCCCGGCGGCGCCGGGGGACTGCGCCTGCCGTTCATCGCCATCATGGCGGCGTGCACGTTTTATGCGGGACTGGTGATCAATCCGCAGGCACGGCAGTTGAAACACCAGATGCGCGAGGCGGGCGGCGAGGACGAGGCGTTGCAGAACAAATTCCGCTCGCTGCACGGCTGGTCGGTGCGGCTGAACGCGACGGTACTGATGTTCGGCCTCGGCCTGCTGTGGATCACGGCGATGGGCCTGCGTTTTTAG
- a CDS encoding ATP-dependent DNA helicase gives MAFPPMRDYFNREGVLSTRFPGFEFRSQQLEMAEAVESALSGSGHLLVEAGTGTGKSLAYLVPAIQWAVANEKRVVISTYTKTLQEQILNHDIPILQEQLGLQFRYALCLGNENYLSLRRMKRAGQAGLFNNVDEEEQLTNIFGWARQTKTGFKSDLPFEPSAAVWEEVGRQKDLCLGKNCETYDSCFYFKERRRWFGAHLLIVNHHLFFANVANNGAVLPRFDAVIFDEAQNLEEAATSFLGLEMSNSGLIYFLDRFYNPRTKRGSLTRIRDELTLEIKQQVARVRVAVEGFFTNVLDQYGRSDRTLRFYQPPAINNSIYIPLQNLYEAVKSLASRLDNEEEYLEMHAAAVRFFEVNNSLSALLNQNMKEYVYWLEVVNKKRFVRATLRGVPIHIDGELREQVFGKTDRIVMTSATLTTNRTFDYVKERLGCDPGDERILDSPFDYASQALLYLPKDLPDPGGDTDKYVQAIAARCMELIHATGGKTFVLFTSYDTLNRVHRILDPQLQKYQLLKQGELSPTRMIQRFKETPSVIFGTSSFWQGVDIPGDALSSVIITKLPFDVPTEPLVEARIEDLKKRSINPFRHYQIPRAIIQLRQGFGRLIRKATDRGVVSILDARMSSRGYGKQFLASLPPCRTTGQVEDVARFLAQSPALKSDPVDLSENI, from the coding sequence ATGGCGTTTCCCCCCATGCGTGACTATTTCAACCGCGAGGGCGTGCTGTCCACGCGGTTTCCCGGCTTCGAGTTCCGCTCCCAGCAGTTGGAGATGGCCGAGGCTGTGGAGTCGGCTCTGTCCGGCAGCGGCCACCTGCTGGTGGAGGCGGGCACCGGCACCGGCAAGAGCCTCGCCTACCTCGTGCCCGCTATCCAGTGGGCGGTGGCCAACGAAAAACGCGTCGTCATCTCCACTTACACCAAGACCCTGCAGGAACAGATCCTGAACCACGACATCCCCATCCTGCAGGAACAGCTCGGTCTCCAGTTCCGCTATGCCCTGTGCCTGGGCAACGAGAATTACCTGTCGCTTCGCAGAATGAAACGTGCCGGACAGGCGGGGCTGTTCAACAACGTGGACGAGGAGGAACAACTGACCAACATCTTCGGCTGGGCACGCCAGACGAAGACCGGATTCAAAAGCGACCTGCCGTTCGAGCCGTCGGCCGCGGTTTGGGAGGAAGTGGGGCGGCAGAAGGATTTGTGTCTCGGCAAAAACTGCGAGACCTACGATTCGTGCTTCTACTTCAAGGAGCGGCGACGCTGGTTCGGCGCGCACCTGCTCATCGTCAACCACCACCTGTTCTTCGCCAATGTCGCCAACAACGGCGCCGTCCTGCCGCGCTTCGACGCGGTGATTTTCGACGAGGCGCAGAACCTGGAAGAGGCGGCGACGTCGTTTCTCGGCCTCGAGATGTCGAACTCGGGCCTCATTTATTTTCTCGACCGGTTTTACAATCCACGCACCAAGCGCGGCTCGCTGACGCGCATCCGCGACGAGTTGACGCTGGAGATCAAACAGCAGGTGGCGCGGGTGCGGGTGGCGGTGGAGGGATTCTTCACCAACGTGCTCGACCAGTACGGGCGCAGTGACCGCACGCTCCGCTTCTACCAGCCGCCGGCGATCAACAACAGCATCTACATTCCGTTACAGAATCTGTACGAAGCGGTGAAGTCACTGGCCTCGCGCCTCGACAACGAGGAGGAATACCTGGAGATGCACGCGGCGGCGGTGCGTTTCTTCGAAGTGAACAACTCCCTCTCCGCCCTGCTGAACCAGAACATGAAAGAATATGTGTACTGGCTGGAGGTGGTGAACAAGAAACGTTTCGTGCGCGCCACGTTGCGCGGCGTGCCGATCCACATCGACGGCGAACTGCGCGAGCAGGTGTTCGGCAAGACCGACCGCATCGTCATGACTTCGGCGACGCTCACCACCAACCGCACCTTCGATTACGTGAAGGAGCGTTTGGGATGCGATCCCGGCGACGAACGCATTCTCGACTCGCCCTTCGACTACGCCTCGCAGGCGTTGTTGTATCTGCCGAAGGATCTGCCCGACCCCGGCGGCGACACCGACAAGTACGTGCAGGCCATCGCCGCGAGGTGCATGGAACTGATCCACGCCACCGGCGGCAAGACGTTCGTGCTGTTCACCAGCTACGATACGCTGAACCGCGTGCACCGCATTCTCGATCCGCAATTGCAGAAATACCAACTGCTCAAGCAGGGGGAACTCTCGCCGACACGCATGATCCAGCGTTTTAAGGAAACGCCGTCGGTGATCTTCGGCACCAGCTCGTTCTGGCAGGGCGTGGACATACCGGGCGACGCGCTGTCCAGCGTCATCATCACCAAACTTCCGTTCGACGTACCGACCGAACCGCTGGTGGAAGCACGCATCGAAGATTTGAAGAAACGGTCGATCAATCCCTTTCGCCATTACCAGATTCCGCGCGCCATCATTCAGTTGCGTCAGGGGTTCGGGCGGCTGATCCGCAAGGCCACCGACCGCGGCGTGGTGAGCATACTCGATGCGCGCATGAGCAGTCGCGGTTACGGCAAGCAGTTCCTCGCCTCCCTGCCGCCGTGCCGCACCACCGGCCAGGTCGAAGACGTGGCGCGTTTTCTCGCACAAAGTCCGGCGCTCAAGAGCGATCCGGTCGACCTTTCGGAAAATATTTAA
- the phnE gene encoding phosphonate ABC transporter, permease protein PhnE codes for MASMPTPPPHRPFYTRTKFFVYLFVALIVYAYGWRVTEIHPTSLIKDFHLVKPLVTALLQPELITFETERQTTEAGFFLQKATAGESAITPPGTQDPVLRLTRTRGQIGETLTARGFHLAPNRTGKLYWVNAIEQEYPLGEVTTDGRGGFEKQITVPTTARGDEQYVRVVLTWETGEWHVSETLTLTADKIVETLFLGLMATTFAVLFAAPLSFLGARNLMTRRATGTAVYYLVRTGFNVLRAIEPLIMAILFAVWVGIGPFAGVLALAVHSTAALGKLFSEQIESIDPGPVEAITATGARPLQVVLYGVLPQVLPQFLALGFYRWDINVRMSTIIGFVGGGGIGFLLQQWINLLQYNQAGTALLAIAVVVIALDVVSAKVRERITLAS; via the coding sequence ATGGCATCCATGCCCACACCGCCTCCACACCGGCCCTTCTACACGCGCACGAAGTTTTTCGTTTACCTGTTCGTCGCGTTGATCGTCTATGCCTACGGCTGGCGGGTGACGGAGATCCATCCCACCTCCCTGATTAAAGATTTCCATCTGGTCAAACCGCTGGTCACCGCCCTCCTGCAACCCGAACTCATCACTTTCGAGACCGAACGCCAGACCACGGAAGCCGGCTTCTTTCTGCAGAAAGCCACCGCCGGGGAATCCGCCATCACCCCACCGGGCACACAAGATCCCGTTTTGAGACTCACGCGCACGCGCGGGCAGATCGGCGAAACGCTGACGGCGCGGGGGTTTCATCTCGCGCCCAACCGCACGGGCAAGCTGTACTGGGTGAACGCCATCGAGCAGGAGTACCCGCTGGGCGAGGTGACGACCGACGGCCGGGGCGGGTTTGAAAAACAGATCACCGTGCCGACGACGGCGCGCGGCGACGAACAATACGTGCGCGTGGTGCTGACCTGGGAGACGGGGGAGTGGCACGTGAGCGAGACGTTGACACTCACGGCGGACAAAATCGTCGAGACGCTGTTCCTCGGATTGATGGCGACGACGTTCGCCGTCCTGTTCGCCGCGCCGTTGAGCTTCTTAGGCGCGCGCAACCTGATGACGCGCCGCGCAACGGGCACCGCTGTTTATTACCTGGTGCGCACGGGATTCAACGTGCTCCGCGCCATCGAACCGCTCATCATGGCCATCCTGTTTGCCGTGTGGGTGGGGATCGGTCCGTTTGCCGGGGTGCTGGCTTTGGCCGTGCACTCGACCGCCGCCTTGGGCAAGTTGTTCTCGGAGCAGATCGAGAGCATCGACCCGGGTCCGGTGGAGGCCATCACGGCCACGGGGGCACGTCCGTTGCAGGTGGTGTTGTACGGCGTCCTGCCGCAGGTTCTGCCGCAGTTTCTGGCGCTGGGGTTTTACCGCTGGGACATCAACGTACGCATGTCCACGATCATCGGTTTCGTCGGTGGCGGGGGGATCGGGTTCCTGTTACAGCAGTGGATCAATTTGCTTCAATACAACCAGGCGGGGACGGCGTTGCTGGCGATTGCGGTGGTGGTGATCGCCCTCGATGTGGTGAGCGCGAAAGTGCGGGAGAGGATCACGCTGGCGTCGTGA
- a CDS encoding NUDIX hydrolase produces the protein MNWEGWIARLRTDFPMRGGGVETGVGQAAVLVILYRQEAVPHTVLMKRSEALRSHPGEIGFPGGLFEEGDRDLLTTALRETGEELDLDVSPEDVLARLPGVRTLTGIDVTPFVALCDPPPVCTPNPEEVEAVLQPPLLPLWQSFREEAVADPPSDFAYWFGPHRIWGATARILRHLGEVVQTD, from the coding sequence ATGAACTGGGAGGGATGGATCGCGCGCCTGCGCACGGATTTTCCGATGCGCGGGGGAGGCGTGGAGACGGGCGTGGGGCAGGCGGCGGTGCTGGTGATCCTGTACCGGCAGGAGGCCGTCCCGCACACGGTGTTGATGAAACGCTCGGAAGCCCTGCGCAGTCACCCCGGCGAGATCGGTTTTCCCGGCGGGCTGTTCGAGGAAGGCGACCGTGATCTTCTCACCACCGCCCTGCGCGAAACCGGCGAGGAACTGGACCTGGACGTGTCGCCGGAGGACGTGCTCGCACGCCTGCCGGGGGTGCGCACGCTGACCGGCATCGACGTCACCCCTTTCGTCGCTCTATGCGACCCGCCGCCTGTCTGCACGCCCAACCCGGAGGAAGTGGAAGCGGTCCTGCAACCACCGCTGCTGCCGCTGTGGCAGAGCTTCCGCGAGGAAGCGGTGGCGGACCCGCCTTCCGATTTCGCGTACTGGTTCGGACCCCACCGCATCTGGGGCGCGACGGCGCGCATCCTGCGCCACCTGGGCGAAGTGGTGCAAACCGATTGA
- the smc gene encoding chromosome segregation protein SMC: MILKQLELSGFKSFADPTHLDFTRGFTAVVGPNGCGKSNVSDAIRWVIGEQSSKHLRGTRIADLIFNGSDSRKPVNRAEVSMTLADVPPGLRIANIPNLSEEIKVTRCYHRSGESEFYINQVPCRLKDITDLFLDIGISPKVLTVIEQGNIQDIVTSKPDDRRMWIEEAAGVLKFKARKNEALRKLDAAGQNLDRISDIVQELSRQVESLKRQAAKAERYKQYQAEIKELSLDLFSRRIRRAERDLEEIDQRHKARTEQKTEWNAQASTLETDIETLKFEIDELATELNHKKETVHSLNTAIGKNEHNIELKQGEMKRARQDIESAVGEVESMNAEIAQNQSQCGEQRAEGERLTTVIAEKEQSRQALQQQYEQTRNRLNELDGQVKQLDRQIMERVHHISRKKNELTALETRRQGLTDRDQRLETELNEVTGQIAALQTALSEADTGYREKAEVFERLQREQEQLTQRAAELKQRLDQQEEAAHAARERYLAQNSLLQSMQELRRKFEGFGDGVRALMANGAGEHVNGLHDVLVDVVKAPAEFEAAVEAVMGEKLQSMIVDSYTDSVEAIRYLDQNKSGRGSFIPLQPKSAVRPPLYMNGNQGVIGRLADLIQTREEYRPILNHLLGHVVLVRDLETALQLHGHSEFQGSVVTLKGEVIDDEGVVTGGAQDDNDAGLLSRNREMEELTATVADLKQEMDALQGEALRMETDLATLQEQVQAGSKAVHAADIERTHRYNELEQMKKEAERLSQKRSTIEYERTSGQQQLQGLAREQEALQETVTTAEAEQQSAETMRESQSRELALQREELDRKGQEANQLNVEITSLKGKAENLLLEVKRLEQQSANLAERIARRQEDSRSNTQKITECEEAIKGYEQAIMEQVREKGELSQVIVSEEETLNEKEETLDAHEKQARELVKQIQEITEEISQIELKRSETRIQIAHIEEKVWEDFHVSVDEMKGREEKDIDEDVASEQLAGLKDKVAKMGEVNLAALSDFQKANERYLFLQKQEEDLAESILSLHQTIEKIDKTTRQLFADTFELVNERFKANFERLFSGGRAELIMLDPSDPLESGIDIKASPPGKTMQNIQLLSGGEKAMTAISLLFAILQVRPSPFCLLDEVDAPLDEANVTRFQDMLSEMADKTQFIMITHNQKTMSFADTLYGVTMEERGASKVVSVHLNN, translated from the coding sequence ATGATCCTCAAGCAACTCGAACTTTCCGGGTTCAAATCCTTCGCCGACCCCACGCATTTGGATTTCACCCGCGGCTTCACCGCCGTGGTGGGCCCCAACGGCTGTGGCAAGAGCAACGTGTCCGACGCCATCCGCTGGGTCATCGGCGAGCAGAGCTCCAAGCACCTGCGCGGCACGCGCATCGCCGACCTCATTTTCAACGGCAGTGACAGCCGCAAACCCGTGAACCGCGCCGAGGTTTCGATGACCCTCGCCGACGTGCCGCCGGGCCTGCGCATCGCCAACATCCCGAACCTGTCGGAAGAGATCAAGGTGACGCGCTGTTACCACCGCTCCGGCGAAAGCGAATTCTACATCAACCAGGTGCCCTGCCGCCTGAAAGACATCACCGACCTGTTCCTCGACATCGGCATCAGCCCCAAGGTGCTGACCGTCATCGAGCAGGGCAACATCCAGGACATCGTCACCTCCAAACCCGACGACCGCCGGATGTGGATCGAGGAAGCCGCGGGCGTGCTCAAGTTCAAGGCGCGCAAGAACGAAGCCCTGCGTAAACTCGATGCCGCCGGACAGAACCTCGACCGCATCTCCGACATCGTGCAGGAGTTGTCGCGGCAGGTGGAATCGCTGAAACGCCAGGCGGCGAAAGCCGAACGCTACAAGCAATACCAGGCGGAGATCAAGGAATTGAGCCTCGACCTGTTCAGCCGCAGGATCCGCCGCGCCGAGCGCGACCTGGAAGAAATCGACCAGCGTCATAAGGCGCGCACCGAGCAGAAAACCGAGTGGAACGCGCAGGCCTCGACGCTGGAGACAGACATCGAGACGCTCAAGTTCGAAATCGACGAACTGGCCACCGAACTCAATCACAAAAAAGAAACGGTGCACAGCCTCAACACCGCCATCGGCAAGAACGAACACAACATCGAACTCAAGCAGGGCGAGATGAAACGCGCGCGGCAGGACATCGAATCCGCGGTCGGCGAAGTGGAGAGCATGAACGCCGAGATCGCGCAGAATCAATCCCAGTGCGGGGAACAAAGGGCGGAAGGCGAACGTTTGACTACAGTCATCGCGGAAAAAGAACAATCGCGGCAGGCCCTGCAACAACAGTACGAACAGACCCGCAACCGTCTGAACGAGCTCGACGGTCAGGTGAAGCAACTCGACCGCCAGATCATGGAACGCGTGCACCACATCTCGCGCAAGAAAAATGAACTCACCGCGCTGGAGACACGCAGGCAGGGACTGACCGACCGCGATCAGCGACTGGAGACCGAACTGAACGAAGTGACCGGACAGATCGCCGCACTCCAGACCGCGCTCAGCGAAGCCGACACGGGGTATCGCGAAAAGGCCGAGGTGTTCGAACGGCTGCAACGCGAGCAGGAGCAACTCACCCAGCGTGCCGCTGAATTGAAACAGCGTCTCGACCAGCAGGAAGAAGCCGCCCATGCCGCGCGCGAGCGGTATCTGGCGCAGAACTCGCTGTTGCAGTCCATGCAGGAGTTGCGCCGCAAGTTCGAAGGGTTCGGCGACGGCGTCCGCGCGCTCATGGCCAACGGCGCGGGCGAGCACGTCAACGGCCTGCATGATGTGCTGGTGGACGTGGTGAAAGCGCCGGCGGAGTTCGAAGCGGCGGTCGAAGCCGTCATGGGCGAAAAACTGCAAAGCATGATCGTCGATTCGTACACCGATTCCGTGGAGGCCATCCGCTACCTCGACCAGAACAAATCCGGACGCGGCAGTTTCATTCCGCTCCAGCCGAAATCCGCAGTGCGCCCGCCGCTGTACATGAACGGCAACCAGGGCGTCATCGGCCGGCTGGCCGACCTCATTCAAACGCGCGAGGAGTACCGCCCCATCCTCAACCACCTTCTGGGTCACGTGGTGCTGGTGCGCGACCTCGAAACCGCATTGCAACTGCACGGCCACAGCGAGTTCCAGGGAAGCGTGGTGACGCTCAAGGGCGAGGTGATCGACGACGAGGGCGTCGTCACCGGCGGCGCGCAGGATGACAACGACGCGGGGCTGTTGTCGCGCAACCGCGAGATGGAAGAGTTGACGGCCACCGTGGCCGATCTCAAGCAGGAGATGGACGCCCTGCAGGGCGAGGCCCTGCGCATGGAAACGGATCTCGCTACATTGCAGGAGCAGGTGCAGGCGGGAAGCAAGGCGGTGCACGCGGCGGACATCGAACGCACGCACCGTTACAACGAACTCGAGCAGATGAAAAAGGAAGCCGAGCGCCTGTCGCAGAAGCGATCGACCATCGAATACGAACGCACCAGCGGCCAACAGCAGTTGCAGGGGCTGGCCCGCGAGCAGGAGGCGTTGCAGGAGACGGTGACCACGGCGGAAGCCGAACAGCAGTCGGCTGAAACGATGCGCGAATCGCAGAGCCGCGAACTGGCGTTGCAGCGGGAGGAACTCGACCGCAAGGGGCAGGAGGCGAACCAGCTCAACGTCGAGATCACTTCACTCAAGGGGAAAGCCGAAAACCTGTTGCTGGAAGTCAAACGCCTCGAACAGCAGAGCGCCAACCTCGCAGAACGCATTGCGCGGCGGCAGGAAGACAGCCGCAGCAACACGCAGAAGATCACCGAGTGTGAGGAAGCAATTAAAGGATACGAACAGGCCATCATGGAGCAGGTGCGCGAGAAGGGCGAGCTCAGCCAGGTGATCGTCTCCGAGGAAGAAACGCTGAACGAAAAGGAAGAAACCCTCGACGCCCACGAAAAGCAGGCGCGCGAACTGGTGAAACAGATTCAGGAGATCACCGAGGAAATTTCGCAGATCGAATTGAAACGTTCCGAGACGCGCATCCAGATCGCCCACATCGAAGAGAAGGTGTGGGAAGATTTCCACGTGTCGGTGGATGAGATGAAAGGCCGCGAGGAAAAGGACATCGACGAAGACGTCGCGTCCGAACAGCTGGCGGGGCTGAAAGACAAGGTCGCCAAGATGGGCGAAGTGAACCTCGCCGCGCTGTCCGACTTTCAGAAAGCCAACGAGCGTTACCTGTTCCTGCAGAAGCAGGAGGAGGACCTCGCCGAATCCATCCTCAGCCTGCACCAGACGATCGAGAAGATCGACAAGACCACGCGGCAGTTGTTCGCCGACACCTTCGAGCTGGTGAACGAACGTTTCAAGGCGAACTTCGAGCGCCTGTTCTCCGGCGGCCGCGCGGAGCTCATCATGCTCGACCCGAGCGATCCGCTGGAGTCGGGCATCGATATCAAGGCCAGCCCTCCCGGCAAGACCATGCAGAACATCCAACTGCTCTCCGGCGGCGAAAAGGCGATGACCGCCATCTCCCTCTTGTTCGCCATTTTGCAGGTGCGGCCCAGCCCGTTCTGCCTGCTCGACGAGGTGGACGCGCCGTTGGATGAAGCGAACGTGACGCGTTTTCAGGACATGCTGAGCGAGATGGCCGACAAGACGCAGTTCATCATGATCACCCACAACCAGAAGACCATGAGCTTCGCCGACACCCTGTACGGCGTCACCATGGAAGAACGCGGTGCCAGCAAGGTCGTCTCCGTCCATTTGAATAACTGA